From a region of the Anaerobaca lacustris genome:
- a CDS encoding response regulator, whose translation MAHGWQPEGCLGRSSKCLKQRSRRHWVHRGTRVLAGQEAVRTWLRVSDMPSDRVSAIHDREAVDLPTGLEPDAVIVDVVMPLIDGNTARRRIQERSSKIRVIALASYNEPGIIEKMYRAEPRVTCSRSPPPQNSRPWPR comes from the coding sequence CTGGCACACGGCTGGCAGCCGGAAGGATGTCTCGGCCGCAGCAGCAAGTGCCTAAAGCAACGTAGCCGGCGGCATTGGGTCCATCGAGGCACTCGGGTCCTTGCAGGCCAAGAGGCGGTCAGGACTTGGTTGCGCGTCTCAGACATGCCGTCAGATCGGGTCTCAGCAATACACGACCGGGAGGCAGTGGACCTGCCCACGGGCCTTGAGCCAGATGCGGTGATTGTGGATGTTGTCATGCCCCTGATCGATGGCAACACTGCCAGACGCCGAATCCAGGAGCGCTCGTCGAAGATACGCGTCATCGCGCTTGCGTCATACAACGAGCCTGGGATCATCGAGAAGATGTACCGGGCCGAACCGAGGGTTACGTGCTCAAGATCGCCTCCTCCGCAGAATTCTCGGCCGTGGCCGAGGTAA